Proteins from a genomic interval of Ndongobacter massiliensis:
- a CDS encoding glycogen/starch/alpha-glucan phosphorylase yields the protein MPQQAYTVDEIAQRIQQNLYGQYGTRADDAWNYEIYRATCDTLRQMLGEAWAQSGIRAAKKRRLYLLSFEYMPGKLLRQNAQCLGILPLLKKALHQLGHRLSALERTEREISLGHGALGTISFDELLSAANSGISLMGYGLRYKNGRLKQTLVNGTQVEEPDNWVSNKNPWEHEKAYFHTIPLHGSAVKAIPYDIPVVGYGASQINTLRIWRAEALEDIDFQLFSEGDFSAAYERINAAHAIVEFLYPNETTERGQYLRLMQEVFFAAATMRDIFRTYHKDGKERSIQAFPAHVHIHLNEVQTGFTIVACVHALTEDYGLSFSQALRMTREVFSYTNFSVQAESFEQWTRAQLERVCPHWIPTLEKMQQFFATEDESGGAEVQTVYDGQSLHLTALALWMAHTITFLTEAHARSFSNLLSPKKASHSQGACNLFEWAFRCIGGCARQIRHCTISSRHCLARRASEGRRKRCSLR from the coding sequence ATGCCACAACAAGCTTATACGGTGGACGAAATCGCACAGCGCATTCAGCAAAACCTGTACGGACAGTACGGAACCCGGGCCGACGATGCGTGGAACTACGAGATTTACCGTGCAACCTGCGATACGCTTCGGCAAATGTTGGGTGAAGCATGGGCGCAAAGCGGCATTCGCGCGGCGAAAAAACGACGCCTGTATCTGCTTTCCTTTGAATACATGCCGGGAAAACTTCTGCGTCAGAATGCCCAGTGTCTGGGCATTCTGCCTCTTTTGAAAAAAGCATTACATCAGTTGGGGCATCGCTTGTCCGCTTTGGAAAGGACGGAACGGGAAATCTCTTTGGGACATGGTGCCTTGGGTACGATCAGCTTTGATGAATTGTTGAGTGCCGCCAATAGCGGCATATCGCTCATGGGTTACGGATTGCGTTATAAAAATGGGCGTTTGAAGCAGACCTTGGTCAATGGTACGCAAGTAGAAGAACCGGATAACTGGGTGTCCAACAAAAATCCATGGGAACATGAAAAGGCCTACTTTCACACGATTCCGCTACATGGAAGTGCAGTGAAAGCCATTCCCTATGACATCCCAGTCGTTGGCTACGGGGCATCGCAGATCAACACCCTGCGCATTTGGCGCGCGGAGGCCTTGGAAGACATCGACTTCCAGCTCTTTTCAGAGGGCGATTTTTCCGCCGCCTATGAGCGTATCAATGCGGCACATGCCATCGTCGAATTTTTGTATCCGAATGAAACGACGGAACGCGGGCAATACCTGCGCCTGATGCAGGAGGTTTTTTTCGCGGCGGCGACGATGCGCGACATCTTCCGGACGTATCACAAGGACGGCAAGGAGCGTTCCATCCAGGCATTTCCCGCACATGTCCATATACATCTCAATGAAGTTCAAACGGGTTTCACCATCGTCGCATGCGTCCATGCCTTGACGGAGGACTACGGACTGTCTTTTTCGCAGGCCCTGCGCATGACCCGGGAAGTGTTCAGTTATACGAATTTTTCGGTTCAGGCGGAGAGCTTTGAACAGTGGACACGTGCGCAATTGGAGCGCGTGTGCCCACACTGGATTCCCACTTTGGAAAAAATGCAACAGTTTTTTGCCACGGAAGACGAGAGCGGCGGTGCCGAAGTGCAAACGGTTTACGACGGGCAATCGCTCCATCTCACCGCACTGGCGCTGTGGATGGCGCATACGATCACATTTTTGACCGAAGCGCACGCCCGGTCTTTCTCCAACCTGCTTTCCCCGAAAAAGGCGTCCCATTCGCAGGGCGCCTGCAACCTGTTCGAATGGGCATTTCGCTGCATCGGTGGCTGCGCACGACAAATCCGCCATTGTACGATTTCCTCTCGACATTGTCTGGCAAGGAGAGCGTCGGAGGGGAGGAGGAAGCGGTGCTCGCTGCGCTAA
- the glgA gene encoding glycogen synthase GlgA, giving the protein MSTKILYVAAEVAPFLKTGGLADVAGSLPKALVKRGLDCRVVMPKFSQIAPKYTEQMKKIGEFWIDLGWKHEYCGILTLQYEGVTIYFLENDYYFDRKAPYGELDDGERFIFFSKGATRLPKVLGWDVDVIHANDWHSALVPVFVNDYRTGDPFYKDVRTVFTIHNLKYQGQFAPETFYWTNLSGYYMSDYDLKFYDSINFLKGGLIHATRVTTVSQSYAEEIQYPFFGEGLDGVIRAYADKLSGIVNGIDYEVWNPKTDAFLTANYDAAHVEKRLQNKRALQKQFGLPVRDDVPLFAMVSRLNSMKGLDLLRFIFEEFLHNDVQFVVLGTGDATYEEMFQYFSWKEPEKCAAHIMYSEEESHQIYGSADFLLMPSVSEPCGISQMIAMRYGAVPIVREAGGLRDTVEPYNRYDKTGCGFTFANINAHELLFCMLNAAGIYTNHRDDYRMLQRNGMHRKLDWEHSSEQYEALYRSLWG; this is encoded by the coding sequence GTGAGTACAAAAATCCTATACGTTGCCGCGGAAGTCGCTCCCTTTTTGAAGACGGGCGGGCTGGCGGATGTCGCCGGCTCACTGCCCAAGGCACTGGTGAAGCGGGGGCTGGATTGCCGTGTCGTCATGCCGAAGTTTTCGCAGATCGCCCCAAAATATACAGAACAAATGAAAAAAATCGGGGAATTTTGGATCGATCTTGGATGGAAGCATGAGTATTGCGGTATTCTTACATTACAATATGAAGGCGTGACGATTTACTTTCTTGAAAATGACTACTACTTCGATCGAAAAGCCCCCTATGGGGAGTTGGATGACGGCGAACGTTTCATCTTCTTTTCCAAGGGAGCGACGCGGCTGCCAAAAGTGCTCGGCTGGGATGTCGATGTGATTCACGCCAACGACTGGCATTCCGCTCTGGTTCCGGTGTTTGTCAACGATTATCGCACGGGCGATCCGTTCTATAAAGACGTGCGGACGGTTTTCACGATCCACAATTTGAAATATCAGGGGCAATTCGCACCGGAAACCTTTTACTGGACCAATCTTTCCGGTTACTACATGAGCGATTACGATCTGAAATTTTACGATTCGATCAACTTTCTCAAAGGCGGGCTGATTCATGCGACGCGCGTAACGACCGTATCACAGAGTTATGCGGAAGAAATTCAATATCCTTTCTTTGGCGAGGGCTTGGATGGGGTCATTCGTGCCTATGCCGACAAACTCAGCGGCATCGTCAATGGCATCGATTACGAAGTGTGGAACCCGAAAACGGACGCTTTTTTGACGGCAAATTACGATGCAGCGCATGTGGAAAAGCGCCTGCAGAATAAGCGCGCCCTGCAGAAACAATTCGGACTGCCGGTGCGGGACGATGTGCCGCTTTTTGCCATGGTTTCACGCCTCAATTCGATGAAAGGGCTGGATCTGCTGCGCTTTATTTTTGAAGAATTTTTGCACAATGATGTACAGTTTGTCGTCTTGGGCACCGGCGATGCGACCTATGAAGAGATGTTCCAGTACTTTTCCTGGAAAGAACCGGAAAAATGTGCCGCGCACATTATGTATTCCGAAGAGGAATCACATCAGATCTACGGCTCTGCCGATTTTCTGCTCATGCCCTCCGTTTCGGAACCCTGCGGTATCTCTCAGATGATTGCCATGCGCTACGGCGCCGTTCCGATCGTGCGGGAAGCCGGCGGTCTGCGGGATACGGTGGAGCCGTACAATCGCTATGATAAGACGGGTTGCGGCTTTACCTTCGCCAATATCAATGCGCATGAATTGCTCTTCTGCATGCTCAATGCGGCGGGGATCTACACGAATCACCGGGACGACTATCGTATGCTACAGCGCAACGGGATGCATCGAAAATTGGATTGGGAACACTCCAGCGAACAGTATGAGGCGCTGTATCGTTCCCTGTGGGGATAG
- the tpiA gene encoding triose-phosphate isomerase — protein MKQTIENLDVRGKRVLVRVDFNVPMAKDGSGRITDDARIVASLPTIQTLQKRGAKLILMSHLGRPKGEAKKEFSLAPVAVRLGELLHCPVHFLDCPTVVDASVQKAVEALQDGEIALLQNTRYVAGETKNDPAFAKQLASLADLYVNDAFGTSHRAHASNVGVAALLPSALGLLVEKEVAVMGKALRDPERPFVAILGGAKVSDKIGVIENLLGQVDSILIGGGMAYTFLKAKGLEIGRSLLEADKVELAKELMHRAEEKGVSLLLPCDAVVADEISDSAETAVVSIDVIPAEKMALDIGPQTCEHFASVIARAKTVVWNGPMGVFEVDAFAGGTRAVAKAMAESNAITIVGGGDSAAAVEEAGYKDRITHVSTGGGASLEFLEGKELPGIACIPEQETCMRKPLIAGNWKMNQTPSEAKALVTDILARELDTSVEAAVCVPAIDLPIVSELAAGKAIALGAQNMHYEKAGAFTGEISGPMLRELNVKYVVLGHSERREYFGETDALIQKKVASALQQGFSPILCVGETLEEREAGKAEAKVARQVQEDLDGLQAEQLAQVVIAYEPIWAIGTGKTASAADAEAMCAFIRREVEKAFGKDAAQKVRIQYGGSVKPANVKEIMAEPNIDGALVGGASLQADSFAALVNYKK, from the coding sequence ATGAAACAAACCATTGAAAATCTTGACGTGCGGGGAAAGCGCGTCCTCGTGCGGGTCGACTTTAACGTTCCCATGGCCAAGGACGGCAGCGGGCGCATTACGGATGATGCGCGCATCGTGGCGTCGCTTCCGACCATTCAGACATTGCAGAAGCGCGGCGCGAAGCTCATTTTAATGAGCCATCTGGGGCGCCCGAAGGGCGAAGCGAAAAAAGAATTTTCGCTGGCACCGGTGGCCGTTCGACTCGGAGAACTCCTGCATTGCCCGGTGCACTTTTTGGATTGTCCGACAGTGGTCGATGCTTCAGTACAAAAAGCGGTGGAAGCACTACAGGACGGAGAAATTGCGCTCTTGCAGAACACGCGCTACGTAGCTGGAGAGACCAAAAACGACCCGGCTTTTGCAAAGCAGCTCGCCTCTTTGGCGGATCTCTACGTCAATGACGCCTTCGGTACCAGTCACCGCGCGCACGCGTCCAATGTCGGTGTGGCGGCACTCCTGCCGTCGGCGCTGGGGCTCTTGGTGGAAAAAGAAGTTGCCGTGATGGGCAAGGCACTGCGCGATCCGGAGCGCCCCTTTGTCGCCATCCTTGGTGGGGCCAAGGTCTCCGACAAAATTGGCGTCATTGAAAATCTGCTGGGCCAAGTCGACAGCATTTTAATCGGCGGCGGCATGGCCTACACCTTCTTGAAGGCAAAGGGGTTGGAGATCGGGCGTTCGCTGTTGGAAGCGGACAAAGTGGAGTTGGCGAAGGAATTGATGCACCGTGCGGAAGAAAAGGGCGTGTCGCTACTTTTGCCCTGCGATGCCGTGGTGGCGGATGAAATTTCGGATTCTGCGGAAACAGCTGTCGTTTCCATCGATGTCATTCCCGCTGAAAAAATGGCCTTGGATATCGGACCACAGACTTGCGAGCACTTTGCGTCAGTGATTGCACGCGCAAAAACCGTGGTGTGGAATGGCCCGATGGGCGTATTCGAGGTCGATGCCTTTGCTGGCGGGACGCGTGCGGTGGCGAAAGCCATGGCAGAGAGCAATGCCATTACTATTGTCGGCGGCGGCGATTCGGCGGCGGCTGTGGAAGAAGCGGGCTACAAGGATCGCATTACGCATGTCTCGACGGGCGGCGGTGCTTCCTTGGAGTTTTTGGAAGGAAAAGAACTTCCCGGCATTGCCTGCATTCCGGAACAGGAGACGTGCATGAGAAAACCGTTGATTGCGGGAAACTGGAAGATGAATCAAACACCCTCGGAAGCGAAGGCGCTGGTTACAGACATTTTGGCGCGTGAGCTGGACACATCGGTGGAAGCGGCGGTCTGCGTGCCGGCGATTGATCTGCCCATTGTTTCAGAACTCGCAGCGGGCAAGGCGATCGCTCTTGGTGCACAGAATATGCACTATGAAAAGGCGGGCGCCTTTACCGGAGAGATTTCCGGTCCGATGCTGCGGGAACTGAACGTGAAGTATGTTGTGCTTGGACACTCGGAGCGGCGCGAATATTTCGGTGAGACGGATGCACTGATTCAAAAGAAAGTAGCATCCGCCCTGCAGCAGGGATTTTCTCCAATTCTCTGTGTTGGAGAGACCCTAGAAGAGCGCGAGGCAGGAAAGGCGGAAGCGAAGGTCGCACGCCAGGTGCAGGAAGACTTGGACGGTTTGCAAGCGGAACAGCTGGCACAGGTCGTCATCGCCTATGAACCGATTTGGGCGATTGGAACCGGAAAGACGGCTTCGGCAGCGGATGCGGAAGCCATGTGCGCTTTCATTCGCAGGGAGGTTGAAAAAGCCTTCGGCAAAGATGCTGCACAGAAGGTGCGCATTCAGTACGGCGGTTCAGTCAAGCCCGCCAATGTGAAGGAAATTATGGCAGAACCGAATATTGACGGAGCCCTGGTCGGCGGCGCCAGTCTGCAGGCGGACAGCTTTGCCGCATTGGTTAACTATAAAAAATAG
- the guaB gene encoding IMP dehydrogenase, with the protein MKLFGEGLTFDDILLLPAYSAVLPNEVSLETNLTKKIRLKTPILSASMDTVTGADMAIAIARQGGMGVIHKNMSIEQQAREVDRVKRSEHGVITDPFRLSPIDTIAQALELMQHFRISGVPITDEKGKLIGIITNRDIRFETNYERPIHEAMTSENLITASPNISMDEAREILKEHKIEKLPLVDKNGYLKGLITIKDIEKAIVYPDSAKDEHGRLLCGAAVGVTADVEERMKALVEAQVDLVGIDTAHGHSANVIETVARIRKKFPNVQIMAGNVATAAGARALIDAGVDCVKIGIGPGSICTTRVVSGVGVPQISAIMACAEVCHAAGIPCVADGGIKYSGDITKALAAGGDAVMLGSLFAGCKEAPGEEVLSEGRRFKVYRGMGSLGAMKDGSSDRYFQQNSKKLVPEGIEGRVEYKGEVADVVYQLLGGLRAGMGYVGAKDISSLQNNTEYVQITTASLIENHPHDVTITKEAPNYSRPR; encoded by the coding sequence GTGAAGCTTTTCGGAGAGGGTTTAACATTTGATGATATTCTGCTCTTGCCAGCCTATTCGGCAGTGTTGCCGAATGAGGTGTCGCTGGAAACCAATTTGACGAAAAAGATTCGGCTCAAGACGCCAATTCTGAGCGCCAGTATGGATACGGTCACAGGAGCCGATATGGCGATTGCCATTGCTCGCCAGGGCGGCATGGGCGTGATTCATAAGAATATGAGCATTGAACAGCAGGCGCGGGAAGTGGATCGGGTGAAGCGTTCCGAACATGGCGTCATTACGGATCCGTTCCGCCTTTCGCCGATTGATACGATTGCACAGGCGTTGGAACTTATGCAGCATTTTCGCATTTCCGGCGTGCCGATTACGGACGAAAAGGGAAAGCTCATCGGCATCATCACCAATCGCGATATTCGTTTTGAGACGAATTACGAGCGTCCCATCCATGAGGCGATGACGTCGGAAAACTTGATTACCGCTTCACCGAACATCAGCATGGATGAAGCGCGTGAAATTCTGAAGGAGCATAAAATTGAGAAGTTGCCGTTGGTCGACAAAAACGGTTACCTCAAAGGGCTCATTACGATTAAAGATATTGAAAAGGCGATTGTGTATCCCGATTCCGCCAAAGATGAGCACGGACGGCTGTTGTGCGGAGCGGCGGTCGGCGTGACGGCGGATGTCGAGGAGCGCATGAAGGCGCTGGTAGAAGCGCAGGTCGATTTGGTGGGCATTGATACCGCGCACGGGCATTCGGCAAATGTCATTGAGACGGTGGCGCGCATTCGCAAGAAATTCCCGAATGTCCAGATTATGGCGGGCAATGTAGCGACGGCGGCGGGAGCGCGTGCGCTGATCGATGCGGGAGTCGATTGTGTGAAAATTGGAATCGGACCGGGTTCCATCTGTACGACGCGCGTCGTTTCGGGTGTCGGGGTGCCGCAGATTTCTGCAATTATGGCGTGTGCGGAAGTTTGTCACGCAGCGGGCATTCCCTGCGTGGCGGACGGCGGCATCAAGTACTCTGGCGATATCACGAAAGCGTTGGCGGCCGGCGGCGATGCCGTGATGCTGGGGTCGCTCTTTGCCGGCTGCAAAGAGGCGCCCGGTGAAGAAGTGCTCTCGGAAGGACGCCGCTTCAAGGTATACCGCGGCATGGGCTCCTTGGGCGCCATGAAAGACGGTTCCTCCGATCGTTACTTCCAGCAGAATTCCAAGAAATTGGTCCCGGAGGGCATTGAAGGGCGCGTCGAATACAAGGGCGAGGTCGCTGATGTCGTGTACCAGCTCTTGGGCGGGCTGCGCGCCGGCATGGGCTATGTGGGCGCAAAAGATATTTCTTCCCTTCAGAACAATACGGAGTATGTACAGATCACCACGGCTTCTCTGATCGAGAACCACCCGCACGATGTGACGATTACCAAAGAGGCACCGAACTACTCGCGGCCGCGATAG
- the gap gene encoding type I glyceraldehyde-3-phosphate dehydrogenase codes for MATKVAINGFGRIGRLALRRIQTLNDIDVVAINDLVDKEFLAYLLKYDTMQGRFDGEIELNDEGLVVNGDAIRMCAEPDASKLPWGELGVDIVLECTGFYTSEDKAKAHLDAGAKKVIISAPAKGNLKTIVYGVNEKTLDGSERIISGASCTTNCLAPMANVLNERFGIVSAQMSTIHAYTGNQALQDQPNKKNDFRRGRAAAQNICPSTTGAAKAVGLVIPDLQGKIDGTALRVPVATGSITELYSVLEKEVSVEEVNAAMKEASNPSFAYNEDLITSSDVIATTAGSIFDATLTKIVDVGGKQLVKTVAWYDNEYGYTCQLIRTLDYFANLNK; via the coding sequence ATGGCAACAAAAGTAGCAATTAACGGTTTCGGGCGCATCGGTCGCTTGGCGCTGCGGCGCATTCAGACGCTCAACGATATTGACGTTGTGGCGATTAATGACTTGGTGGATAAAGAGTTTCTCGCGTATCTATTGAAGTACGATACCATGCAGGGTCGCTTCGATGGTGAAATTGAGTTAAATGACGAGGGGCTGGTCGTCAACGGCGATGCGATTCGGATGTGTGCGGAGCCGGATGCCTCGAAGCTGCCTTGGGGCGAGCTCGGCGTCGATATTGTCCTTGAGTGCACCGGCTTTTACACCAGCGAAGACAAAGCGAAAGCGCATCTCGATGCGGGTGCCAAAAAGGTCATCATCTCCGCGCCGGCAAAAGGCAATCTCAAGACCATCGTGTACGGTGTGAACGAGAAGACCTTGGACGGCAGCGAGCGCATCATCTCCGGTGCCTCCTGTACGACGAACTGCCTGGCTCCCATGGCGAATGTGCTGAACGAGCGTTTCGGCATCGTCTCGGCACAGATGTCGACAATTCATGCCTACACCGGCAATCAGGCGTTGCAGGATCAGCCGAACAAGAAGAATGATTTCCGCCGCGGGCGCGCCGCAGCGCAGAACATCTGCCCGTCGACGACGGGAGCGGCGAAGGCCGTAGGACTGGTTATTCCCGATCTGCAGGGCAAAATCGACGGCACGGCACTGCGCGTTCCGGTAGCCACCGGTTCCATCACGGAACTGTATTCGGTTTTGGAAAAAGAGGTTTCCGTCGAGGAAGTGAACGCGGCCATGAAAGAGGCGTCCAATCCTTCCTTCGCGTACAATGAGGATCTGATCACCTCTTCCGATGTCATTGCGACGACCGCCGGTTCGATTTTCGATGCGACGCTGACCAAGATCGTCGATGTCGGCGGCAAACAACTGGTCAAGACGGTTGCCTGGTACGACAACGAGTACGGGTACACCTGCCAGTTGATTCGGACCTTGGATTATTTCGCGAATCTGAACAAGTAA
- a CDS encoding glucose-1-phosphate adenylyltransferase yields MRNSNRVVAMLLAGGQGSRLKALTRTTPKPAVPFGGKYRIIDFALSNATNSDIRDIGILTQYKPFKLNEHIGIGSAWDYDRNKGGLRLLSPYYSEEGGRWYDGTANAIYENIDYLDTVDPQYVLILSGDHIYKMDYNELLEVHKARGAEGTIAVMEVPWEEAPRFGIMNTDESDRIVEFEEKPEKPKSNLASMGIYMFNWKTLRKALIADADNPDSDSDFGKDIIPGMLQAGLPLYVYRFDGYWKDVGTVRSYWEANLEMIDPDNGLDIYDKSWRIYTASKNLPPQYIGAHAEVSEALINEACSIEGTVRHSVLFNNVTVEEGAVVVNSVILSGSVVKSGAHVVNAVIAEDQIIDTDQVIGSEGTNAVYLVADGKVSEE; encoded by the coding sequence ATGAGAAACAGCAATCGTGTCGTTGCGATGTTGCTCGCCGGCGGACAGGGCTCTCGGCTCAAAGCGCTGACGAGAACCACGCCGAAGCCGGCGGTGCCGTTTGGGGGAAAGTACAGAATCATTGATTTTGCGCTGAGCAATGCGACAAATTCCGATATTCGGGATATCGGTATTTTGACGCAGTATAAGCCATTCAAATTAAATGAACATATCGGGATCGGTTCCGCTTGGGATTACGATCGGAACAAAGGTGGGTTGCGTTTGCTCTCCCCCTATTATTCGGAAGAGGGCGGACGCTGGTACGATGGAACCGCAAACGCCATTTATGAAAACATTGATTATCTGGATACGGTGGATCCGCAATATGTACTCATCCTCTCGGGGGATCACATTTACAAGATGGACTACAACGAATTGCTGGAAGTGCATAAAGCACGGGGCGCGGAAGGAACGATTGCTGTCATGGAGGTTCCTTGGGAAGAAGCGCCTCGTTTTGGCATTATGAATACGGATGAGTCGGATCGCATTGTAGAATTTGAAGAAAAGCCGGAAAAGCCGAAGAGCAATTTGGCGTCCATGGGCATATACATGTTCAACTGGAAGACGCTGCGCAAAGCGCTCATTGCCGATGCGGACAATCCGGATTCCGATTCGGATTTCGGAAAAGACATTATACCGGGGATGCTCCAGGCGGGATTGCCGCTCTACGTCTACCGTTTTGACGGCTACTGGAAAGATGTCGGGACGGTGCGCAGTTACTGGGAAGCGAATTTGGAAATGATCGATCCGGACAACGGGCTGGATATTTACGACAAGTCCTGGCGCATTTATACGGCATCGAAGAATTTGCCGCCGCAGTACATCGGTGCGCACGCAGAAGTTTCCGAAGCGCTGATCAACGAAGCCTGCTCCATTGAGGGGACGGTGCGCCACTCGGTGCTCTTTAACAATGTCACCGTCGAAGAAGGCGCCGTCGTCGTAAATAGCGTCATCCTGTCGGGCAGTGTGGTGAAATCCGGAGCGCACGTCGTAAACGCGGTGATTGCGGAAGATCAGATCATTGACACCGATCAGGTCATCGGCAGTGAGGGAACCAATGCGGTCTATCTCGTCGCAGATGGAAAAGTGAGCGAGGAATAG
- the glgD gene encoding glucose-1-phosphate adenylyltransferase subunit GlgD — protein MKNCIGIIYSNGPDDSYEALSKSRPDYMFPFGGRYRIIDFALSNMSNSNLSHVMLYAGKNIRSTLDHIGDGKNWELNRRNNGLMINPPSYDSLSGEKCEVQTYFDSLPFYEYTKADHIYLQNPMFICKNNIRKAYDVFVDDDYDAMLFYSRMADPEGRYINMQKLILDANGNFVNVGLHLGTQETVDLFLGRAFVKKQVFIDVLKDAVERGNAKTLIQALLNNKNRLKIGVYAVEDYVSIIRDIRSFYQANMDLLHPEVYNELFYQGGMVYTKSKDEPSTLYKAGSLVRNSLIANGCIIEGQVENSIIFRGVRIHKGAIIRNCILIQKTTVEEGAVLVNTISDKYAHIESGLSLVGSAMKPYVIGKNEVVRQ, from the coding sequence ATGAAAAATTGTATCGGAATTATCTACAGCAACGGGCCGGACGACTCCTATGAGGCATTATCGAAATCGCGGCCAGATTATATGTTCCCATTTGGCGGTCGGTACCGCATCATCGACTTCGCCCTGTCCAACATGTCCAACAGCAATCTGTCACATGTCATGCTGTACGCGGGAAAAAATATCCGTTCCACGCTTGATCATATCGGTGATGGAAAGAATTGGGAACTCAACCGGCGCAATAACGGGCTCATGATCAATCCGCCGAGTTACGACAGCTTGTCGGGGGAAAAATGCGAGGTACAGACGTATTTTGATTCCCTGCCGTTTTATGAATACACTAAGGCGGATCACATCTACCTGCAAAACCCGATGTTCATTTGCAAAAACAATATCCGTAAGGCCTACGATGTATTTGTCGACGATGATTACGATGCCATGCTCTTTTACAGCCGGATGGCGGATCCGGAAGGGCGTTACATCAATATGCAGAAATTGATTTTGGATGCGAACGGCAATTTTGTCAATGTCGGGCTGCACTTGGGCACGCAGGAAACCGTCGATCTATTTTTGGGACGCGCCTTTGTGAAAAAGCAGGTGTTTATCGACGTTCTGAAAGATGCCGTTGAACGCGGCAATGCCAAAACGCTCATTCAGGCGCTGCTCAATAATAAGAACCGCTTAAAAATTGGGGTGTATGCCGTGGAAGATTACGTCTCCATCATCCGCGATATCCGCTCCTTCTATCAGGCGAATATGGATCTGCTGCATCCGGAAGTGTACAATGAACTTTTCTATCAAGGCGGCATGGTTTATACGAAGTCGAAAGACGAGCCGTCGACGTTGTACAAGGCCGGCTCGCTGGTGCGCAATTCGCTGATTGCCAACGGCTGCATTATCGAGGGACAGGTAGAAAACTCGATCATTTTCCGTGGCGTGCGCATTCACAAGGGCGCCATCATCCGCAACTGCATTTTAATTCAAAAGACGACGGTGGAAGAAGGTGCTGTACTGGTTAACACGATTTCCGACAAATACGCCCATATTGAAAGCGGTCTATCCTTAGTCGGTTCCGCGATGAAACCCTATGTCATCGGAAAGAATGAGGTGGTGCGACAGTGA
- the eno gene encoding phosphopyruvate hydratase, with the protein MSAIVDIYARQVLDSRGNPTVEVEVETEAGGFGRAIVPSGASTGAFEAVELRDGDADYYNGKSVEDAVDHVNGPIAEALIGWDVIDQIGIDEEMILLDGTPNKANFGANAILGVSLAVARAAADELGLPLYNYIGGLNAKVLPVPMMNVINGGKHADNSVNLQEFMIMPTGAVDWSEALRMCVEVFHTLKDVLKKDGYATTVGDEGGFAPNFKNDEEPLAYLVKAIEAAGYKPGEDFHIALDPATTELYEEAKKVGKEGYLFWKSGEFKTTDEMIDFWDDLTARYPIISLEDGLAEEDWEGWQKLTERLGDRVQLVGDDLFVTNTERLAKGIEMGVANSILIKVNQIGTLTETLDAIEMAKRAGYTAIISHRSGETEDTTIADLVVATNAGQIKTGAPSRTDRVAKYNQLLRIEDAFGEDGQYLGLGAFYNLKK; encoded by the coding sequence ATGAGCGCAATTGTTGATATCTATGCAAGACAGGTTTTGGATTCACGCGGGAACCCTACCGTTGAGGTAGAAGTCGAGACGGAAGCAGGCGGATTCGGTCGCGCCATTGTTCCCTCCGGCGCTTCGACGGGAGCTTTTGAGGCCGTGGAACTGCGCGATGGGGATGCGGATTATTACAACGGCAAGAGCGTCGAAGACGCGGTCGATCACGTAAATGGACCGATTGCCGAAGCCCTCATCGGATGGGACGTCATCGATCAGATCGGCATTGACGAAGAGATGATTTTGCTCGACGGAACGCCGAACAAGGCGAACTTCGGCGCCAATGCCATTTTGGGTGTTTCGCTCGCCGTTGCACGCGCGGCGGCGGATGAACTGGGGCTGCCACTTTACAATTACATCGGCGGGCTCAATGCGAAAGTGCTGCCGGTGCCGATGATGAATGTCATCAACGGAGGAAAACACGCGGACAATTCCGTCAACCTGCAGGAATTCATGATTATGCCGACGGGTGCCGTGGATTGGAGCGAAGCGCTGCGCATGTGCGTCGAAGTGTTCCACACCTTGAAAGATGTCCTGAAAAAGGATGGCTATGCTACGACTGTGGGCGACGAGGGCGGCTTCGCGCCGAATTTCAAGAACGATGAAGAACCGCTGGCCTATCTCGTGAAGGCAATTGAAGCCGCAGGTTACAAGCCGGGCGAAGATTTCCACATTGCTTTGGACCCGGCGACAACCGAGCTCTATGAAGAAGCGAAAAAAGTCGGGAAAGAGGGCTACCTCTTCTGGAAGAGCGGCGAGTTCAAGACAACCGATGAAATGATTGATTTCTGGGACGATTTGACCGCGCGCTATCCGATCATTTCGTTGGAAGACGGACTGGCTGAAGAAGATTGGGAAGGCTGGCAGAAGTTGACGGAACGGCTGGGCGATCGTGTTCAGCTCGTCGGTGACGATCTCTTTGTTACGAACACGGAACGTTTGGCGAAAGGCATCGAGATGGGCGTAGCGAATTCTATTCTCATCAAGGTCAACCAAATCGGTACACTGACGGAAACGCTGGATGCCATCGAAATGGCGAAACGCGCTGGCTATACGGCAATTATTTCTCACCGTTCGGGTGAGACCGAGGACACGACGATTGCCGACCTAGTGGTTGCCACCAATGCGGGGCAGATCAAAACCGGTGCGCCGTCCCGCACGGACCGCGTGGCCAAGTATAATCAGCTGCTGCGCATCGAAGATGCCTTCGGCGAAGACGGACAATATCTGGGCTTGGGTGCTTTTTACAACCTGAAAAAGTAA